One window from the genome of Plasmodium relictum strain SGS1 genome assembly, chromosome: 12 encodes:
- a CDS encoding step II splicing factor, putative, which yields MWINKIGNKSASFINHKHFHPGNIKNLERVWIAEENERKRKEEEEKYLKKREEQYKIYILKKQLRKNEEESKNCLHNIIYDINKESKTDNKSKIHPTENINKKNENIRNNNDENVKHKLIIKSKYNEDIFLKNHKSVYGSYYDKEKRKWGYKCCKNINKNSSCTNNIYDNIKINKENMYVIKDLKKKKKKKKKKKKNYSVDNSITAALNKIL from the coding sequence gaaatataaagaatttaGAAAGAGTTTGGATAgctgaagaaaatgaaagaaaaaggaaagaagaagaagaaaaatatttaaaaaaaagagaagagcaatataaaatatatattttaaaaaaacaattaagaaaaaatgaagaagaaagtaaaaattgcttacataatattatatatgatataaataaagaaagtaaaacagataataaatcaaaaatacATCCAactgaaaatataaataaaaaaaatgaaaatattagaaataataatgatgaaaatgtaaaacataaattaattataaaatcaaaatataatgaagatatttttttaaaaaatcataaatCTGTATATGGTTCGTAttatgataaagaaaaaagaaaatgggGATATAAATGTTGCAAAAACATTAATAAGAATTCATCATGTACTAACAATAtttatgataatataaaaataaataaggaAAATATGTATGTTATAAAagacttaaaaaaaaaaaaaaaaaagaaaaagaaaaagaaaaaaaattatagtgTTGATAACAGTATAACAGCTGCTTTGAACAAGatattataa